The Borrelia hispanica CRI genome has a window encoding:
- a CDS encoding ABC transporter permease → MKIDLRQSLILSKKELKVLFGTPTAYVVILFFLIFVNFSFIFLSGFFIKDNASLMSYFSSMPIILMLVLPALSMGVFSEEYKTGSIELLYALPINPQEIVLGKFITLKIFTLILFALTLPLTLMTIFMGEFDLGIIFLQYLGIILYSYSVLSIGVFISSITKSQIVSYILSVFVLVIIVFSGKLVMIFGKDNIFGQILNFISISNHFGYFNMGILNLSDLIYFSTFTITFLILSAYSIRLKKWR, encoded by the coding sequence ATGAAAATAGATCTAAGACAATCCTTAATTTTGTCAAAAAAAGAATTAAAAGTTTTATTTGGAACGCCAACTGCATATGTTGTAATATTATTTTTCTTAATATTTGTAAACTTTTCTTTTATTTTCTTATCAGGATTTTTTATCAAAGACAACGCCTCATTGATGTCTTATTTCTCATCAATGCCTATAATTTTAATGTTAGTTCTCCCAGCTCTAAGTATGGGAGTATTCTCAGAAGAATACAAAACGGGAAGTATTGAATTACTCTATGCACTACCAATAAATCCACAAGAAATAGTACTTGGCAAATTTATTACACTTAAAATATTTACACTAATACTTTTTGCTCTTACATTGCCACTAACATTAATGACAATCTTTATGGGTGAATTTGATCTTGGAATAATATTCCTTCAATATTTAGGAATAATTCTTTATTCTTATTCAGTGCTTAGCATAGGAGTCTTTATATCTTCCATTACTAAAAGTCAAATAGTGTCTTACATATTAAGCGTTTTTGTTTTGGTCATAATAGTATTTTCGGGAAAGTTAGTAATGATATTTGGAAAAGACAATATATTTGGACAAATATTAAATTTTATCTCAATTAGTAATCATTTTGGTTATTTTAACATGGGAATATTAAACTTATCAGATCTAATTTACTTCAGCACGTTTACAATTACATTTTTAATACTAAGCGCATATAGCATAAGATTAAAAAAATGGAGATAG